A segment of the Synechococcus sp. CBW1002 genome:
GCGTCACAGCGGTGCCGCGAAGGCAATTTGCCAGCAGCGAGCCAATGTCTACGAGAAGGCCCGTCAGGCCCATCCAAGACGCTGGAGCCGAAGCACCCGCTGCTGGCGTCAACCCGAAGAAGTGTGGATCAACAAGCCACCAGAGGAACCCGATCCGATCCTCGCGCTACCCTTAACCGAGGCCGTCTAAATGGCAGCCAAGGAGTGACACCTTCCCTGAAAGTTACCGTGATCGGCCCGGGCTTCTTCAGGCCACCCGCGATGATCCACGGGTGACCCCAGTGGGCCGGTTCCTGCGCCGCTGGAGCCTCGATGAACTTCCCCAGCTGTTCAATGTGCTGAATGGCGAGATGAGCCTGGTGGGCCCACGCCCCCATGCGGTGGATCACAACGAGCAATACCGCAAGCTCATCCCGGGGTACATGCAGCGCCATACCGCCAAACCCGGCATCACCGGCCTCGCCCAGGTTGAAGGCTGGCGCGGCGAAACCAGCCAGCTGGAGGCGATGGCCCGTCGCATCGATGCCGATCTGCGCTACCAGCGCGATTGGAGCCTGAAGCTCGATCTCAAGATCCTGATCAAAACCTTCCTGCGCCTCCGCTCTCCCAATGCCTACTGACGCCAATGGGGATTGCGTGAGGCCCCAGCTCCCCCACTACAACCTCCTGGCGCTGTCTGAGCGTGTGGATCCAGCGCAGAGTCATGCCCTGAATGGCCAAAACCAGTCGGATCGAGTTTGGGGCCACAGAACACGACCGAGACCTGGTCGATCCATGATTCCACGGATGCCCGCTCAGAACGCCTGTACTAGCCTTGATGCAAGGTTTGGGCTGGCTACGGTGTTGCTCGGATTCGACCTCCAAGGCTGGATCACGCTGATCGCCGGCCTTCTGCTCGCCCTGATCACGCTGTTCACGGGTTATGACCATGTCCACGTCTTTTGGGGGCCAACCCTCCGGCTCAATCAGCAGGTCGGAATTTCTCTCCTCCTTGCCTCGCTGGCGCCGTTGGCTCTCGTAGACGAAGTCTTCTCCGTAGGAGTAGCTCAACTGGCATCCCGTCGTCGAGTTCGAGATTCGCGAGATCGAATTCGAGCGCAGGAAGATCGAGCGTATGCGTTCAGGGGTCGGGACGCACCGCCGCGCACTGCAGGCCTGCAACGCGGCTTGACGGCGGTCTGAATCCTCTTTATGTCTCAGGCAGAGGCAACTTGTGATGGGCTCTGCACCGGCTGGGATTGCAGAAGCGGACTGGCAGGCGACCCCTGTTGCCGTCCGGGCCTTCATCGTGGCTCAGCAGCAGGAGAACGCAGAGCTCCGCAACCAGCTCACCGCCCTGGCCACAGAGCTGGCCAGCTTGCGGGAGCAGGTCGGCCGCAGCTCGCGCAACTCCTCCAAGCCGCCCTCCAGTGATGGGCCTGGGTTCAAGCCACCAGCGCGGCGCAAGGGCAGTGGCCGCAAGCGCGGAGCTCAGCCGGGCCATCCTGGATCAGGTCCTGAGTTGCTGCCGATCGAGCGGGTGGATGCGGTGGTGGATCATCACCCGGACGCCTGCCGCCGCTGCGGCAGCTTGCTGGCGGGCGAGGACCCAGAACCGTTGCGCCATCAGCTGATCGAGATCCCGCCGATCGCGCCTGTCGTCACCGAGCACCGGTTGCACCGGTTGGTGTGCCCCTGCTGCTCCACCAGCACCTGCGCAACGTTGCCGGCTGATGTGGACGCCAGTTCGTACGGCCCCAGGCTCAGTGCCTTGGTGGGCCTGCTGGGCAGTGCCTTTCCGTTGAGTGTCAGCAAGACCCAGGCGCTGCTCGATCAGCTGCTGGGCGTTGCGATCAGCCGTGGTGCGATTGCTGCCATCCGCCAGCGCCTGA
Coding sequences within it:
- a CDS encoding sugar transferase yields the protein MTPVGRFLRRWSLDELPQLFNVLNGEMSLVGPRPHAVDHNEQYRKLIPGYMQRHTAKPGITGLAQVEGWRGETSQLEAMARRIDADLRYQRDWSLKLDLKILIKTFLRLRSPNAY